One stretch of Arthrobacter polaris DNA includes these proteins:
- a CDS encoding TetR/AcrR family transcriptional regulator, whose amino-acid sequence MKRKQTTGNHATREKIFDVAADLFVEHGYQGTPLSLIASKLDFTKAALYYHFRNKVDILTGILDPLLDEIDELLEQSPERFPDAERRWEFMLAYTELLLSNSRAVAVLAIGGNQAWMPEVILKRIEWHRARTIELTILPGMSDEAQVEAMLLMDMLHREIVFEKDRAVVNGMPTQRRREIVYAFIRESLEGSSKAPAG is encoded by the coding sequence GTGAAAAGGAAGCAAACCACAGGAAACCACGCGACGCGGGAGAAGATCTTTGATGTTGCTGCGGATCTCTTCGTGGAGCATGGCTACCAGGGCACTCCGCTCAGTCTGATCGCCTCGAAGCTGGATTTCACCAAGGCTGCGCTCTACTACCATTTCAGGAACAAAGTCGACATCCTCACTGGAATACTCGATCCCCTGCTCGATGAGATCGATGAACTCTTGGAGCAAAGTCCGGAGCGTTTCCCCGATGCCGAGAGGCGATGGGAATTTATGCTCGCCTACACCGAGCTGCTGTTGTCCAACTCCCGGGCGGTTGCTGTTCTTGCGATCGGTGGCAACCAAGCCTGGATGCCCGAGGTCATCTTGAAGCGTATCGAATGGCACCGCGCCAGAACCATTGAGCTCACGATCCTTCCCGGAATGAGCGACGAGGCACAGGTGGAGGCGATGCTGCTCATGGACATGCTGCATCGCGAGATCGTCTTCGAGAAAGATCGTGCGGTCGTCAACGGAATGCCAACTCAGCGTCGCCGTGAGATTGTTTATGCCTTCATCCGAGAGTCTTTGGAAGGTAGCTCCAAAGCTCCTGCAGGTTAG
- a CDS encoding VIT1/CCC1 family protein: MPERILTTAEIKRWRQYLADERAEAAVYRDLAKRRDGEERAILLALAEAEARHEQHWMELLGVHAHPPVRASARNQFLGLLARRFGSVFVLALAQRSESRSXYATDVDATAAMAADEAIHEEVVRGLATRGRNRLAGSFRAAVFGANDGLVSNLSLVAGMAATGVGSYVVLFSGVAGLLAGALSMGAGEFVSVRSQRELLDASLPTQVTLSAAASLDLENNELVLVYLARGMSREAAEHRAAERMGQYTCDCDPSRSLQPDTFEEADDHEVLGTAWGAAWSSXCFFASGAIIPIIPFLFGMTXVGALALACVLVGATLMGTGAVVGLLSGASPLWRGLRQLAIGLXAAAATYLLGLAFGTVLG; the protein is encoded by the coding sequence ATGCCTGAACGCATACTTACAACAGCTGAAATTAAACGCTGGCGTCAGTACTTGGCTGATGAACGTGCCGAAGCCGCCGTCTACCGCGATTTGGCAAAACGCCGTGACGGCGAAGAGCGGGCCATCTTGTTGGCTCTGGCCGAGGCCGAGGCCCGCCACGAACAACACTGGATGGAATTGCTAGGCGTGCACGCCCACCCTCCCGTCCGCGCCTCTGCACGTAACCAGTTCTTGGGCTTGTTGGCCCGTCGCTTCGGCTCCGTCTTTGTCCTGGCTCTTGCCCAACGCTCTGAGTCCCGCTCCNCCTACGCCACGGACGTTGACGCCACCGCTGCCATGGCCGCCGACGAGGCCATCCATGAAGAAGTGGTCCGCGGCTTAGCGACACGCGGACGCAACAGACTTGCCGGATCGTTCCGGGCAGCGGTCTTTGGAGCCAACGACGGGCTGGTCTCCAACCTCTCCCTTGTAGCTGGCATGGCTGCGACGGGTGTGGGCAGCTATGTTGTGCTCTTCAGCGGTGTGGCCGGGCTACTGGCTGGTGCCCTGTCCATGGGCGCTGGGGAATTTGTCTCCGTCCGTTCCCAGCGCGAACTGCTGGATGCCTCCTTACCCACCCAAGTGACCTTGTCCGCCGCGGCGTCCCTTGATCTAGAAAATAACGAATTAGTTCTGGTATATCTGGCGCGGGGAATGTCGCGGGAGGCTGCCGAACACCGCGCAGCCGAGCGGATGGGCCAGTACACCTGCGACTGTGACCCCAGCCGTTCGCTGCAACCAGACACGTTTGAAGAAGCGGACGATCATGAAGTTCTGGGCACTGCCTGGGGAGCTGCATGGTCCAGTNTTTGCTTCTTTGCATCAGGCGCCATCATCCCCATCATCCCTTTCCTCTTTGGCATGACGNGGGTTGGCGCCCTGGCTCTAGCCTGTGTCCTGGTGGGAGCCACCCTCATGGGAACCGGCGCAGTTGTTGGCCTGCTCTCCGGAGCGTCCCCGCTATGGCGGGGCCTGCGCCAACTCGCCATCGGTCTGNGGGCAGCCGCAGCCACCTACCTCCTAGGCCTGGCCTTCGGAACGGTGCTCGGCTAG
- a CDS encoding LOG family protein yields the protein MRGAGRNASADLGLRRERTPSPHARDIEIEELESFDALVAGGATSMHRWHFQSVDLRTRSVELEQLRAAGAIFMGCTFTRGVEDLLRSRGALIFPSLPHVPFNAYRGHLYTGTELFAGIAAVEYENVPDARIYQWSMQGGPHTTLHMTLATAIHDHAISDALDDFLAHLATPVVGVMGGHVAQRGSRQYAQAAHLGRALSQAGFLVSTGGGPGAMEAANLGAYLSPYDAETLDSALLTLAAVPGFRPSVTQWARAALNVLEAHPDGAATLGIPTWFYGHEPPNXFATKIAKFFTNALREAILLDRSRGGIVFLPGAAGTVQEIFQDACENYYAAEEAVAPMVLVGRKYWEVDVPVMPLLKTLAHGRAMEDLVYVVDSVQEACELLRER from the coding sequence ATGCGTGGCGCCGGGAGAAACGCCAGTGCTGACTTAGGCTTGAGGCGTGAACGCACCCCTTCGCCCCATGCCCGGGATATTGAAATTGAAGAGCTGGAGAGTTTTGATGCGCTGGTAGCTGGCGGCGCCACCTCCATGCACCGCTGGCACTTTCAGTCTGTGGATTTGCGGACGCGGTCCGTTGAGCTAGAACAATTGCGTGCAGCGGGTGCCATTTTCATGGGCTGCACCTTCACCCGAGGAGTCGAAGACCTACTGCGCAGCCGGGGCGCCCTGATCTTCCCGTCCCTGCCGCACGTTCCCTTCAACGCCTACCGCGGGCACCTTTATACTGGCACTGAACTCTTCGCTGGAATTGCCGCCGTGGAATACGAAAACGTCCCCGATGCCCGTATCTACCAGTGGTCCATGCAAGGTGGNCCGCACACCACCCTGCACATGACGTTGGCCACCGCCATTCACGACCACGCTATTTCCGATGCCCTCGATGATTTTCTGGCCCACCTTGCCACCCCGGTTGTTGGCGTGATGGGTGGGCATGTGGCGCAGCGNGGGAGCCGGCAGTATGCGCAGGCGGCCCACCTGGGCCGGGCCTTGAGTCAGGCAGGGTTTCTGGTGTCCACCGGTGGTGGTCCTGGTGCTATGGAAGCTGCGAATCTAGGTGCCTACCTTTCACCGTACGACGCCGAGACTTTGGACAGCGCCCTTCTCACCTTGGCCGCCGTCCCTGGTTTTCGCCCCTCGGTCACCCAGTGGGCCAGGGCGGCATTGAACGTGCTGGAGGCTCATCCTGATGGTGCCGCGACATTAGGCATTCCCACGTGGTTTTACGGGCACGAACCACCCAATATNTTTGCTACTAAGATTGCCAAGTTCTTCACCAACGCCCTCCGTGAAGCAATTTTGCTGGATCGCTCTCGNGGCGGAATCGTTTTTCTGCCCGGTGCTGCCGGAACTGTGCAGGAGATCTTTCAAGACGCCTGTGAGAACTATTATGCAGCTGAAGAAGCCGTGGCTCCCATGGTGCTGGTGGGGCGGAAATACTGGGAGGTGGACGTGCCTGTGATGCCACTGCTNAAAACGCTGGCGCACGGACGTGCCATGGAAGACCTTGTTTACGTGGTTGATTCGGTACAAGAAGCCTGCGAGTTGCTGCGAGAGCGTTGA
- a CDS encoding rhodanese-like domain-containing protein, with the protein MQEITNADILAADPDVQIIDVREANELTTGMIEDAVHIPSGDILERATELDKSRRIIAVCHAGGRSKRVAATLTELGFNADTXGGGMAGWEAEGLPTVPPQ; encoded by the coding sequence ATGCAAGAAATCACTAACGCTGATATTTTGGCCGCGGATCCGGATGTCCAAATCATCGATGTTCGCGAGGCCAACGAGCTCACTACGGGCATGATCGAAGACGCCGTCCACATCCCCTCGGGAGACATCCTTGAGCGCGCCACCGAACTGGATAAGTCCCGGCGCATCATTGCTGTCTGTCACGCGGGCGGGCGTAGCAAACGCGTGGCCGCAACGCTGACCGAATTGGGCTTCAACGCGGATACTCNNGGCGGCGGCATGGCGGGCTGGGAAGCTGAAGGTCTGCCCACCGTCCCGCCGCAGTAG
- a CDS encoding biotin/lipoyl-containing protein produces MTEILXPQMSGDPDELGVLIQRCVPHGHQVSAYQIIAEVTVDKFDAEINTPVSGTLSWVVAEGDEVRQGAPXATVD; encoded by the coding sequence ATGACGGAAATTCTCTTNCCCCAAATGTCCGGTGACCCCGATGAGCTGGGTGTGCTCATCCAGCGGTGCGTNCCCCACGGCCATCAAGTTAGCGCCTACCAGATCATTGCAGAGGTCACAGTGGATAAGTTCGACGCCGAGATCAACACCCCGGTCTCTGGCACCTTGAGCTGGGTTGTTGCCGAAGGGGACGAGGTACGCCAGGGCGCCCCATTNGCCACCGTGGACTGA